The window gaaaaataaaatgagggaaaaaaagaattttgcaaagataaaaaaatttaaaccaatGAAAAACGGACACGTGTGGATCCATTTTAAGGTAAGTGACGACGTCCTGAAGACTTCTGAAGACAACTAGAATCGATATGCAAAAGTTCGATTAAAACAAAGGAGCTCTTTAACCACGCCCTGAAGTCGCGCGTGATCACCTCGCAAGATTCTATCCTATCTTCGCTTTGGGTACAATGATACACAAATAATTTATGGATGGTGCATGTCACGCTCTGAAACGGAGATGTGGGAAACACTTTTACTCAAAAGTGGAACAGTAAAATTTTGCCAAGGTTATAGTATGAAACTAGAAAGAAGCAACAACCCTAAagaccaaaaaaataaataaataaaaaggaaaaaaaacatttatattttatttttgatgatatttAAAACCTTGAGGTTAGAAAGCTGATAGTAGAGAAGAACCAAACTTACAAGGAAccaaatttttcaaggaattttctctctctttctctctcttattgtttttcttttttcttctttttatattttctgtTGACGGATGCAAAGAATCCAACTTTTTTCTGTATATTTCACAAATTTGGTTACATTTGGGGACATGAGTCCCTGACTTAGCAAAAGAAAGATCAGCCTTCGACCAGCAGCTGGTTCCcaagaacaaagagagaaaaaaaataaaaagaagaagaaaaaataaacatagtttaacaaaagaagaaataattatatacataGAGATATATTGATAATCGATACTTGTAGAGGTGTAGTTAGTATAAATATAGTAAGTAaggaaataaaggaaaaaaaaaagggttttaaATCTTTTGGTGAGGAAGATTATGGGGAGAGGAAGAGTGGAGTTGAAGAGGATAGAGAACAAGATAAACAGGCAAGTTACATTTGCCAAGAGAAGAAATGGGTTGCTCAAGAAAGCTTATGAATTGTCTGTTTTGTGCGATGCTGAGGTTGCtcttatcattttctctaaCCGTGGCAAGCTCTATGAGTTTTGTAGCAGTGCTAGGTATCTACCCTTTtagctctttctttctttctttcttttattttttggttataTATATTCATTCATGAAGATATGTCTacgtttttttatttttttccttttttattttggctgTTTTGACTTGTGAAGATCTGTTTCTTTTGCTTGTTCTGTTGATCTGAACTTgggttatttttttattttaaattatttgatcCTTGTCTTCTTTgacttgttttgtttttttccattATGACGATTTTAGGAGCTTCCATTAGGTTGTAATTGTCTTActttttgcttatttttattgttcttttgTGGCTTTGAAGTTCTGATCATTcttatatatgatattttactcttttcttttgtaattCTTTTTTAGCTCAAAGTCtaggtttcttttttttctttttttttatgtttggtATAAGATCTGAGTTggatttatgatttatttgtttgtttgtttgcttgtttacctctaattattttatttgtctagaccctttttttttctttttttgagtttttctaatgattaaacaacaaattttcatCTTAAGCAACAAAATACAGATCTTTGTCCAATCAATATTTATATCCAAAAAACTCTTTTTCCCAGGTTTTCTTCTGAAATCTTGTTATAGAGAAACTGTTTACAAGATCAGTAGATCTTTTTTCGGCTGAAATGGCTTTAATCCATTAGCCAATTCTCTCCCATCTAGACAAAGAGAACTATATAATTTGTTCATGAGCTTCATTTATTCTGAAGTCTGCCATTGCAATATTCTGTGCATGAAACTTTTCAGGTTGGTGTAGAACTATCATACTATTCATGGCAGAGCTAGGTAAAAAAGAAGGTTCTTCCCcactgctttttttttttttgtgaaaatttcctatgggctttttttttaatgggtCAAGTTCCATTTAACAAAATTACTAATATTTTCCTAAAGAAATACATAAAATAAGGTCATTGCCAGATATTCTTACTAATCACTGATTGCTACTTCTAGGGATTTGTTATACCATATGATTTTCCTTATAGGCTACACTTTATTACTGAGAGGTTGATAGGGTGAAGATTTTGGAGTTGTACTAGTATTTTCTTGTTTGTCCTTTTTATTAGAGGTTTCCAGGTTTTGCGAATTAATATTTGTAATATTAAGAATTAGATGTCACCTCTTGATAAGGGTTTCAAACGTATGGTTTGCCATAGTAGTATAACTTTACATCATTAAACATATATGTGTTTGATTTCTTGTGAAAAGACCAATACTATAGTATGCATAgtgttaaaaaattatgtaaacAGTAAGTATTTATGTATCATAGCAATAGAACCTTGTAATTATTCAGATAATTCTTTGTAAATTGAgttaaattcttttattagTAGCTAATTCTGTTCTTTATAAATTTAGTTAAATTGTTATAATCCTAGTAGTTCCCACAGAAGATTTGAGTCTTCTTTGTAACACTGGTGGATACAAAGGTCATGTCCTCAGTAGGGTTACCTTACCCCTGATCAATAGGGTGTCATGTCTTGAAATGTCCACAGGATAATTTCTCAATAGATATTCCTTAGAGAATCACTGGcctaatttcaatttttattttccttcatttgCCTCGGGTATATCAGAAATTTGGTAGCTCAAGGCTGTAAGTGGATGAATATGTATTTGATGTGAaatttatattgtgaaaagaTGCATTGAgttccttttttaatttttatttttgtttcttgttttCAGTTTTTGTACTGCACTAGTAGTGAAATAGAAAATTCTAGGGTATGGTTTTATTAAACTCAAAAGGTAATGGAATCaatcattattttatacatTGTCATGAGGTTAATTTTCGAATAAACGCTGCATTACACTAATTATGCATTTTATTGAtgtaaaaaatcaaattatgttGCATTATCTATATTCAATGATTAACAAAGTGTCTACAGCAGCTTCTTTAGGACAACAATATACTATTCTAATGCCACTAAAGCCTTGGTTTAGTTGTagaaataaacatcaagatgaTCCTAAGTTATGAAGAAAAATGTTCTGTTATCAGTAAACTTGATAAGAGAGAAGCGACAGTAGCAAAGGATTAGTTCTTAAGAGGAGAGAAATTTGCATActagttttaaattgaaaaggaACTGGCAAGACTCATGAACTGGAGCTTTTACAAGTAGTTGTGTCATTGTGGCAGCCTTGCTTGACTTCAATCTTTCATTCATAGTTCTCCTTCACTTCATGACGAAAAATTATTCactaatttttcaaactaattATGTAGTCTTCTAGTTAGGGCAGACATAAAACCCGATTCACGATATTAGAGGAACTTCTTTTCAATTATCAGTTATAAGAATTTGCCTATTTATTGCAGTAAATATCATGAAAGCTTCTCTAATAGCAAGCTCTTAAGAAGGTTCGAATCTCCTATTCAACAAATTGGAAGAACATAATTTTAATAGAACCTACCTCATCTCGCAACACCCTACCAATTCTAGCAGCCCTTGGACTACCCCTTGTCATTCCATCGACATTAAATTTGAGAGAGTAAAGAGTAGGCAATCCCACACAACTCCACTCCTCATCActtttacatttttcaggACTACAGCAGCTTTAGGAtatctaaataaattcataaccGATTAGTTAAGCTCTGACCATCTAGCTTTTACCTATcaaacaatttttaatttgatgacATCAAATAGTGGGATAACATACAAACATCTACTGTTAAACACGATATTATTCCTACAAAAGCAAATAGATCAAATGACGGCAAATAAACACCATGTGTCATAACTTGTTGGAAAGCTTCTCATGGTGCAATCCATGTTACTCCCCAAATGTTACACCGCATTGATCAAAACTTCCATGATTCTTGACATGtacaaaacaaattatttaCAGATTCACTCTCCTTTTGGCATAGCGACCAGCTGGCCAAGCTAATATCCAGTAGCTTTCTCTTCATTAATTCTATTTCTTTGCTACTTCACCTTTAAGCACTTGCTAGCAGAATATTTCAACTTTTAGTGAGACAATACCCCTCCAAAACGTTGAGCAAAAACAAAGACCCCTCCaaaatttctttcaaaaatcaTGATAGGGGCCACTTCTTTCGAGACCAACCTACAGAAAGACTTCGCTGAGTAATTCCGACTAAGAGAACCAACCCACATAAGCCTAACTTGGAATTCAATTTCAGAGAAATAGTCCAAATACTTGTCGCTCAGAGAGCAATAGTATGTGCTCTATGTTTGATACCTTCCCAAACATGGTTACCATTTAGAATTCTAGGGCTTAGCCAAAAGATTGAAAGGTATACATTATATGATTATCTTAATTATCATGCTAAAGGAAAAACTAAACTTTGGACAACATTCCCCTTAATTCTTCCCATATAGTTGGATATGTGAGTACGTGTGCATGCCCTTACATGCTTTGTGATACATGTTTATGCAAACATTCATACTTGCCATCTTTTGGTGTTTTGGTATTTGCATTTCGGTTGATCTACCAGTAATGTCATGTGGCTACTTTTTATAACTTGAGTTTTTGATTATCATTTCTAGACCCCATAATATCAATAACGcataataatttcttttgtttactAGGTTAATGTTTCTTGTTGTTAACTTCTTCAGAAAAGTAGGAATACTTTTTGTGTTAAACAAGTTATCCGTTTACAATAAAGCATTGGCTTATTGGGAAACACGTGATAAATATGGGGCGTGGCAAGTAATTTTGACAATGTCACATGCATGCATAAAATTACACTCGCGCTTGCATATAATCTAGAGTCTCTTTACCATTGGAATGAATCTTCCAATATAACCTCATGGCTTCTTAGCCAAGCACCTACTTAATTAATTGCTTCAAGTATGTTACTATTTATTACCCTCACCTTAATAGAGAAGTGGAAATCTGTTGAAATTGTACTTCTACATATGCTATATGTTAACTTCACATAATATATCATTCTTTGATAATTCATGCAAGAtaccaacaaaataaaattattattatccaaGATATAACACTAACTAGCTCTCTATGTACGTTGACTTGAACATTTCAATgcaaaaaattcataattctATGTTCAAATTTAGCATCATGATAAATTTCTTTCCACTTGCCTTCACCCCAGCATGCTCAAGACACTTGAAAGATATCAGAAATGCAGTTATGGTGCAGTGGAAGTTAGCAAGCCAGCCAAGGAGCTTGAGGTGAGATCAAAATAACTTTGTTATAGCGCAATGCAGCAATTGAATTTGAGATCTGGGTATATTATATGTTCATAAACTATTTGCTATATTTGTGACATGACAAATTCCTGGTGTTAGTTTAATAATCTTAAAATTGTAAGTTTTTGATAATCTGTTCCCTTAGATGATGACTTTATAGTTTCTCATGCTGTTATTCTTGGCTGTAACAGAGCAGCTATCGGGAGTACCTAAAACTGAAAGCTAGATATGAGGCCCTGCAACGAACTCAGCGGTAATTAGTCTAACAACTGTACCTAGCTTTGGATTTTTAGATTCATTTCATAGGCTGTTTTTGCCTTTATCTTTGTGTTTTCGAGTGCTTTTCTTGTGAGGTTGGGGAGAATTGGGCAATTACTCAAGGATTGTACTCATTCCTGCTCTGTATTTTTGAACATGAGCAATTGTTATATGATCCTTGGTTCAACAGAAATCTTCTTGGTGAAGACTTGGGCCCCTTAAACTCAAAGGAGCTTGAGCAGCTTGAGCGTCAACTAGAAACATCCTTGAAACATGTCCGCTCCACCAAGGTAACTAAATCTACATCATCCATAATTACCTGTTTGTCAACATCTACCCCACCCCCCCCNACAAGGTGTAGGTTATGTTCTGCATTTGTAGGTAGTCTAGGAGTAGATGAAACTTGGACGTTGAAGGGAAAACTTCAATGATAATAGGAATATAAAATTGCTTTATATTTGGTCctttttatttaagtttttgGTGCTTGCAACTCACAAGTCCGGCATGTGTGATTTAGTTTAGGGCTTGAGGCTCAACAAGCCAATTATTCtcaacattttaatttagcTTTTTCAGCTATATTTATGTTCCAATTAGATTCCATGAATTCAGTTCAAATCAGGTTTCTTTC is drawn from Theobroma cacao cultivar B97-61/B2 chromosome 4, Criollo_cocoa_genome_V2, whole genome shotgun sequence and contains these coding sequences:
- the LOC18601755 gene encoding developmental protein SEPALLATA 1; translated protein: MGRGRVELKRIENKINRQVTFAKRRNGLLKKAYELSVLCDAEVALIIFSNRGKLYEFCSSASMLKTLERYQKCSYGAVEVSKPAKELESSYREYLKLKARYEALQRTQRNLLGEDLGPLNSKELEQLERQLETSLKHVRSTKTQYLLDQLSDLQNKEQMLMEANRALSIKLDEISARNQFRASWEGGEQSVPYGNQQAQSQGLFQPLECNPTLQIGYNPVASDQIAATTHAQQVNGFIPGWML